A genomic stretch from Bacillus sp. N1-1 includes:
- a CDS encoding HPr family phosphocarrier protein — MVQKEVVVTLDTGLQARPAALFVQEANRFNADIFLEKDGKKVNAKSIMGIMSLAVGTGASVILTVDGNDEEDAMSSLMDFVQKD, encoded by the coding sequence GTGGTTCAAAAAGAAGTTGTTGTGACATTAGATACAGGATTACAGGCTCGGCCTGCAGCCCTTTTCGTGCAGGAAGCCAACCGATTTAACGCGGATATTTTCCTCGAAAAAGATGGAAAGAAAGTGAATGCCAAAAGCATTATGGGTATCATGAGCCTTGCGGTTGGAACAGGGGCTTCTGTTATTTTAACTGTTGATGGTAATGACGAAGAGGATGCTATGTCATCACTCATGGATTTTGTGCAAAAAGATTAA
- a CDS encoding phosphoglycerate kinase encodes MNKKSILDVELKGKKVFCRVDFNVPMEEGKVTDETRIKAALPTIKHLSDQGAKVILASHLGRPKGEAVDELRLDPVADRLSDLIGKTVTKTDAVYGEEVDRAIAGLEDGDLLLIENVRFEAGEEKNDEELAKKFAAMADLYVNDAFGAAHRAHASTEGIAHHIPAVAGFLMEKELEVLGSALTEPSRPFTAIVGGAKVKDKIGVIDHLLDKVDNLIIGGGLAYTFVKALGHEVGLSLLEEDKIDLAKSFMDKAKEKGVNFYMPQDVVIGDDFSNDANTKVVSIEEIPSDWEALDIGPKTRETYSKVIADSKLVIWNGPMGVFELDVYANGTKAVAEALANAEDTYSVIGGGDSAAAVEKFGYADQMSHISTGGGASLEFMEGKELPGVVALNDK; translated from the coding sequence ATGAACAAAAAATCAATTCTTGACGTTGAGTTAAAAGGCAAAAAGGTATTCTGCCGCGTGGATTTCAATGTACCTATGGAAGAAGGAAAGGTAACAGATGAAACGCGTATTAAAGCAGCACTTCCTACGATCAAGCATTTGTCTGATCAGGGAGCGAAAGTAATTCTTGCAAGCCACCTTGGACGTCCAAAAGGTGAAGCTGTTGATGAGCTACGTCTTGATCCGGTTGCAGACCGCTTAAGCGACCTCATTGGCAAAACTGTTACAAAGACAGATGCAGTCTATGGTGAAGAAGTTGACCGTGCGATTGCGGGTCTAGAAGATGGCGACCTTCTTCTTATTGAGAATGTTCGTTTCGAAGCTGGAGAAGAGAAGAATGATGAAGAACTTGCGAAGAAATTTGCTGCAATGGCAGATCTTTACGTAAATGATGCTTTTGGCGCAGCACACCGTGCTCACGCTTCAACAGAAGGTATTGCTCATCATATTCCTGCTGTAGCTGGTTTTCTTATGGAGAAGGAACTTGAAGTTCTTGGAAGTGCTCTAACAGAACCTTCCCGTCCATTCACAGCTATTGTTGGTGGAGCAAAAGTAAAAGATAAAATCGGTGTCATTGATCACCTACTTGATAAAGTAGATAACTTGATCATTGGTGGCGGTCTTGCTTATACATTTGTAAAAGCACTTGGACATGAAGTTGGTTTGTCTCTTCTTGAAGAAGATAAAATCGATCTAGCGAAATCATTCATGGATAAAGCAAAAGAAAAAGGCGTTAATTTCTATATGCCTCAAGACGTTGTGATTGGTGATGATTTCTCAAATGATGCAAATACGAAAGTGGTAAGCATCGAAGAAATTCCTTCCGATTGGGAAGCACTTGATATCGGACCGAAAACGAGAGAAACGTACAGCAAAGTGATCGCTGACTCTAAACTCGTTATCTGGAACGGACCAATGGGTGTATTTGAACTAGACGTTTATGCTAATGGTACGAAAGCAGTAGCTGAAGCACTTGCGAACGCAGAAGATACGTATTCAGTTATTGGTGGCGGTGACTCTGCAGCAGCGGTTGAGAAATTT
- the gap gene encoding type I glyceraldehyde-3-phosphate dehydrogenase, with protein MATKVGINGFGRIGRNVFRAALNNPGVDIVAVNDLTDANMLAHLLKYDSVHGELNVEVEVNGENLVVNGTEIKVLSERDPAQLGWGDLGVEVVIESTGRFTNRDDAAKHLEAGAKKVVISAPAKDEDITVVLGVNEDKYDAASHHVISNASCTTNCLAPVAKVLNDKFGIKRGLMTTTHSYTNDQQILDLPHKDYRRARAAAENIIPTSTGAAKAVSLVLPELDGKLNGMAMRVPTPNVSIVDLVAELDQDVSVDEVNAALKEAAEGDLKGYLGYSDEPLVSKDYNGNPNSSIVDGLSTMGIDGNMVKVISWYDNEWGYSNRVVDLVDYIAAKGL; from the coding sequence ATGGCAACAAAAGTAGGTATTAACGGTTTTGGACGTATTGGACGTAACGTATTCCGTGCAGCATTAAACAACCCTGGTGTTGATATTGTAGCTGTAAACGATCTTACAGATGCAAACATGCTTGCACATCTTCTTAAATACGATTCCGTACATGGAGAACTTAATGTAGAAGTTGAAGTTAACGGTGAGAACCTTGTTGTTAACGGAACTGAAATCAAAGTTCTTTCTGAGCGCGACCCAGCACAACTTGGATGGGGAGATCTTGGTGTTGAAGTGGTAATCGAATCCACTGGACGTTTCACAAACCGTGACGATGCTGCGAAGCACCTTGAAGCAGGAGCTAAGAAAGTTGTCATCTCCGCACCAGCTAAAGACGAAGACATTACAGTTGTTCTAGGTGTTAACGAAGACAAGTACGATGCAGCTAGCCATCACGTTATCTCAAACGCATCTTGTACAACAAACTGTCTTGCACCAGTAGCTAAAGTATTGAACGATAAGTTCGGTATCAAGCGTGGTCTTATGACAACAACTCACTCTTATACAAACGATCAGCAAATTCTTGATCTTCCACACAAAGACTACCGTCGTGCTCGTGCAGCAGCTGAAAACATCATTCCAACATCTACAGGCGCTGCTAAAGCAGTATCTCTTGTACTTCCAGAGCTTGATGGTAAGTTGAATGGTATGGCTATGCGTGTACCTACACCTAACGTATCAATCGTTGACCTTGTAGCTGAACTTGATCAAGACGTTTCAGTTGACGAAGTAAACGCTGCTCTTAAAGAAGCTGCTGAAGGCGATCTTAAAGGATACCTTGGTTACAGCGACGAGCCACTAGTATCAAAAGACTACAACGGTAACCCGAACTCTTCAATCGTAGATGGTCTTTCTACAATGGGTATCGATGGAAACATGGTTAAAGTTATCTCTTGGTATGACAACGAGTGGGGCTATTCTAACCGCGTAGTAGATCTAGTCGACTACATCGCTGCAAAAGGGCTATAA
- a CDS encoding YvcK family protein: protein MDETNLPKAVVIGGGTGLSVLLRGLKKFPVDITAIVTVADDGGSSGRLRDEFDIPPPGDVRNVITALSEVEPLLEGLMQHRFKNGNGLSGHSLGNLMLAAMTDITGDFVKGVREMCRVLNVRGEVLPASNQSIVLHAEMRDGTFVQGESQIPKVNKAIKRVFLSPSGIKALPESIRAIREADLIVLGPGSLYTSILPNLLVPGIAKEIQQSKARKVYVCNVMTQLGETENYTASDHVQALIDHIGYKLMDTIIVNEEMIPSFYEKRYAQERAEVVQYDENRLKSFGFHVISDKIIQYDEKYVRHDAKKISSILLSLLDDKRS, encoded by the coding sequence ATGGATGAGACTAATCTGCCAAAGGCTGTCGTCATTGGCGGAGGAACAGGCCTATCGGTACTTCTACGTGGACTTAAAAAGTTTCCTGTCGACATCACTGCCATTGTAACAGTAGCCGACGATGGAGGAAGTTCAGGTCGATTGCGTGACGAGTTTGATATTCCTCCTCCTGGCGATGTGCGAAATGTCATTACAGCTTTATCTGAAGTTGAACCTTTATTAGAGGGATTGATGCAGCACCGTTTTAAAAACGGAAATGGTTTATCTGGTCATTCCCTTGGCAACTTAATGCTCGCTGCCATGACGGATATTACCGGAGACTTTGTAAAAGGCGTAAGAGAAATGTGTCGCGTCTTGAACGTACGAGGTGAAGTTCTCCCAGCATCGAATCAAAGCATCGTTTTACATGCGGAAATGCGTGATGGAACGTTTGTACAAGGTGAATCCCAAATTCCAAAGGTAAACAAAGCAATTAAACGAGTGTTTCTCTCACCATCAGGCATCAAAGCGCTACCCGAGTCGATTCGAGCTATTCGTGAAGCAGATTTGATTGTACTTGGACCAGGTAGTTTGTATACAAGCATATTACCGAATTTACTTGTGCCGGGCATTGCGAAAGAAATTCAGCAGTCAAAAGCAAGAAAAGTATATGTTTGTAATGTTATGACTCAGTTAGGTGAAACAGAAAATTATACGGCGAGTGACCACGTGCAGGCACTCATTGATCACATTGGCTATAAACTTATGGATACGATTATTGTAAATGAAGAAATGATTCCCTCTTTTTACGAAAAACGTTATGCACAAGAACGAGCAGAGGTTGTGCAATATGACGAAAATCGTCTGAAGAGCTTTGGTTTTCATGTAATCAGTGATAAAATTATCCAATACGATGAGAAATATGTACGCCATGATGCGAAAAAAATATCATCGATTCTTTTATCTTTATTAGACGATAAAAGATCATGA
- the rpoN gene encoding RNA polymerase factor sigma-54: MELGLIQKQTTKLVMTTQLHQAISILQYSTAELLEYVKEQALENPLIELQLPSWDGGVRSSKRSYDNGTRQDPLEYAETRRSLHDELHEQTRCINLPKKITGIVHYLIDNIDESGYLRINETEVMSFLECDEFELTEAIRHVQLLDPPGIGARSLSECLSLQLNKQGEVFELARLLVSDHLKALAEKKYRELSKQYHVPVEQIQQAADLVADLDPRPGTKWFAEKTTYIVPDVMIEEKNGRFTVTLLDDDLPAMKVSNTYRSFKNNEAADYLKDKYQQVSWLMKSIEQRKQTLRAIMGVVIVHQQGFLRNGISDLVPITLKEVANEAHVHESTVSRAIKSKYVQTPHGLYPLKDLFTSKLASESGEGASSSSVKLFIKELVENENKLKPLSDQKIVEALHIQRGIEVSRRTIAKYRDELKILSSSKRKRFT, translated from the coding sequence ATGGAATTAGGATTGATACAAAAGCAGACAACGAAACTAGTCATGACAACCCAGTTGCATCAAGCGATTTCTATACTCCAATATTCTACAGCTGAATTACTGGAGTACGTGAAAGAACAGGCTCTTGAAAATCCACTCATTGAATTACAGTTACCATCATGGGACGGCGGCGTTCGTTCTTCAAAACGTTCCTACGATAATGGAACTAGACAAGATCCGCTGGAATATGCGGAAACAAGAAGGAGTCTGCACGATGAACTTCACGAGCAGACGAGGTGCATAAACCTTCCAAAAAAAATAACCGGCATTGTCCATTATTTAATTGATAACATCGATGAAAGTGGCTACTTACGAATCAATGAAACAGAAGTGATGAGTTTTTTAGAGTGTGACGAATTTGAATTAACTGAAGCGATTCGACACGTTCAGTTACTCGATCCTCCAGGTATAGGGGCTCGCTCTTTATCGGAATGTCTTTCTTTACAGCTAAATAAGCAGGGTGAGGTCTTTGAACTTGCTCGATTGCTCGTATCAGATCATTTGAAAGCGCTAGCAGAAAAGAAATATCGCGAGCTTTCGAAACAGTATCACGTACCAGTCGAACAAATTCAGCAGGCAGCAGATTTAGTAGCAGATCTCGATCCCCGTCCAGGAACGAAGTGGTTTGCTGAGAAAACAACGTACATCGTTCCAGATGTTATGATCGAAGAGAAAAATGGACGATTTACTGTTACATTGCTTGATGATGATTTGCCCGCAATGAAAGTGAGCAACACGTATCGTTCATTTAAAAATAACGAAGCAGCCGACTACTTGAAAGACAAATATCAGCAAGTGAGCTGGTTAATGAAAAGTATTGAACAAAGAAAGCAGACGTTAAGGGCGATTATGGGCGTTGTGATTGTCCATCAACAAGGGTTTTTAAGAAATGGCATAAGTGACCTTGTACCGATCACATTGAAAGAAGTAGCAAATGAAGCTCATGTTCATGAGTCGACGGTAAGTCGGGCCATTAAAAGCAAATATGTTCAAACGCCACATGGTTTGTACCCATTAAAAGATTTGTTCACTTCAAAGCTAGCGAGTGAATCTGGGGAAGGGGCTTCTTCTTCCAGTGTTAAGCTCTTTATTAAAGAGCTTGTAGAGAATGAGAATAAACTTAAACCGTTATCAGACCAAAAAATTGTAGAAGCTCTTCATATTCAGCGTGGTATTGAAGTATCAAGACGAACAATTGCAAAATATCGAGACGAATTAAAGATCTTAAGTTCATCAAAGCGAAAGCGATTTACGTAA
- the whiA gene encoding DNA-binding protein WhiA, whose amino-acid sequence MSFAADTKKELTQLESKPCCARSELAALIRMNGSISFGNRQLILNIPTEHAAIARRIYTLIKRIYNYDVELLVRKKMRLKKNNVYIVRVSAKARELLEDLGIMDNAFTFTRTISSDFTKKACCKRSYLRGAFLAGGSINHPETSYHLEIFSMYEEHTESLCNLMNEFGLNAKMLERKKGYIVYIKEGEKITEFLSVVGAHQALLYFEDVRIMKDMRNSVNRIVNCETANLNKTVGAAFRQVENIRFIQKEVGLEILPDKLREIAELRVKHQDVTLKELGEMVTGGAISKSGINHRLRKIDQIADKLRNGKPIS is encoded by the coding sequence ATGTCATTTGCTGCTGATACAAAGAAAGAATTAACGCAGTTAGAAAGCAAACCTTGTTGTGCAAGATCAGAACTAGCAGCTCTTATACGAATGAATGGATCCATTTCGTTTGGAAACAGACAGTTGATTTTAAACATTCCGACGGAACATGCTGCCATTGCAAGAAGGATTTATACGCTTATTAAGCGGATTTACAATTATGATGTTGAACTCCTTGTTCGTAAGAAGATGAGATTGAAGAAAAACAATGTTTACATTGTTCGGGTCTCAGCAAAAGCGAGAGAGCTTCTTGAAGATCTCGGTATTATGGATAATGCATTTACGTTTACTAGAACGATTTCGAGTGATTTTACGAAAAAGGCCTGTTGCAAACGCTCTTATCTAAGAGGGGCATTTCTTGCTGGGGGTTCAATTAATCACCCTGAAACCTCTTATCATCTCGAAATCTTCTCCATGTATGAAGAGCATACAGAGTCACTTTGTAACTTAATGAATGAATTTGGTTTAAATGCGAAGATGCTCGAGCGAAAGAAAGGTTACATCGTCTATATCAAAGAAGGTGAAAAGATTACGGAGTTTTTAAGTGTTGTCGGGGCCCATCAGGCGCTGCTTTACTTTGAAGATGTTCGTATCATGAAAGATATGCGAAATTCTGTTAATCGAATTGTGAATTGTGAAACAGCCAATTTGAATAAGACAGTCGGTGCAGCTTTTCGGCAGGTTGAGAACATCCGCTTTATCCAAAAAGAAGTTGGGCTTGAAATTCTTCCTGATAAACTAAGGGAGATTGCGGAACTTCGAGTGAAGCACCAGGATGTAACGTTAAAAGAGCTTGGCGAGATGGTCACGGGTGGAGCGATTAGCAAATCCGGCATCAATCACAGGTTGAGAAAAATTGACCAAATTGCTGACAAGCTTCGTAATGGTAAGCCAATTTCATAG
- a CDS encoding glutaredoxin family protein, translated as MSKSVILYSKATCPLCDEAAYLLEELQEEIAFSVQTVDIYSDEALLEKFMLMIPVVEIEGEIVDYGRISKKTIRKRLL; from the coding sequence GTGAGTAAATCGGTTATTTTATATTCGAAGGCGACATGTCCACTTTGTGATGAAGCGGCTTATCTTCTTGAGGAGCTTCAAGAAGAAATAGCGTTCTCAGTACAAACGGTTGATATTTATAGCGATGAAGCGCTTTTGGAAAAGTTTATGCTAATGATTCCGGTTGTCGAAATCGAAGGTGAAATCGTGGATTATGGTCGGATATCAAAAAAAACAATAAGAAAACGCTTACTTTAA
- the clpP gene encoding ATP-dependent Clp endopeptidase proteolytic subunit ClpP, whose translation MVLIPTVIEQTNRGERAYDIYSRLLKDRIIMLGTAIDDNVSNAVVAQLLFLAAEDPDKDISLYINSPGGSITAGMAIYDTMQFIKPKVSTICIGMAASMGAFLLAAGEPGKRYALPNSEVMIHQPLGGTQGQASDIEIHAKRIIQMREKLNKILSERTGQPLETIDRDTDRDRFMEATEAKEYGLIDEVMEKKA comes from the coding sequence ATGGTTTTAATTCCAACGGTAATTGAACAAACAAACCGCGGTGAAAGAGCGTACGACATTTATTCTCGTCTTCTTAAGGACCGTATTATTATGCTAGGAACAGCAATTGACGACAACGTTTCAAACGCTGTAGTCGCTCAGCTTCTTTTCCTTGCTGCAGAAGATCCTGATAAAGATATCTCACTTTACATTAACAGCCCTGGTGGTTCGATCACAGCAGGTATGGCGATTTACGATACAATGCAATTCATCAAGCCTAAAGTATCAACAATCTGTATCGGTATGGCTGCATCAATGGGTGCCTTCCTTCTTGCAGCAGGCGAGCCTGGGAAGCGTTACGCGCTACCAAATAGTGAAGTAATGATTCACCAACCGCTCGGTGGTACGCAAGGTCAGGCTTCTGACATTGAAATTCACGCAAAACGTATCATTCAAATGCGCGAAAAGCTGAACAAAATTCTTTCTGAACGTACAGGTCAACCACTTGAAACAATTGATCGCGACACGGATCGTGATCGTTTCATGGAAGCAACAGAAGCGAAAGAATACGGCTTAATTGATGAAGTAATGGAAAAGAAAGCATAA
- a CDS encoding sugar-binding transcriptional regulator has product MRSLLSLQQKLLPDMLEVMNKRYRVLRQLRLMQPIGRRSLANSLDITERVLRSEVTFLKDQGLLHMSIQGMHLTEEGEQLLLELEPVMNEVSGLDNLEKRLKDKLGIPEVFIVPGNSDDTPWVKKEMGRAAVGRLKKFQLKDRVIAVTGGTTLAGVADMMIPSSEMEGTLFVPARGGLGEQVENQANTICAKMARKAHTDYRLLHVPDQLSEEAYQSLIEEPGVKDILEIIKSAGIVVHGIGEARTMAQRRKSTLDVVEKIEREHAVAEAFGYYFNQSGEVVHKVKTIGLQLEDLERSELVIAVAGGRSKAKAIAAYLKTGIQSVLVTDEGAAKALLEGDSLY; this is encoded by the coding sequence ATGCGCTCATTATTGTCACTTCAACAAAAATTATTGCCGGACATGCTAGAAGTTATGAATAAGCGCTATCGGGTATTGAGACAATTAAGACTTATGCAGCCTATTGGACGTAGAAGTCTTGCGAACAGTTTGGATATCACCGAGCGGGTTCTCAGAAGCGAAGTAACGTTCTTGAAAGATCAGGGGCTACTACATATGTCGATACAAGGTATGCACTTGACAGAAGAGGGTGAACAGCTTCTGTTGGAACTGGAACCGGTTATGAATGAAGTATCCGGTCTCGATAACCTAGAAAAGCGTCTGAAAGATAAGCTTGGCATACCGGAAGTATTTATTGTCCCTGGTAATAGTGATGATACACCCTGGGTAAAAAAAGAAATGGGTCGAGCCGCTGTGGGACGCTTGAAAAAGTTTCAGCTAAAAGATAGAGTAATTGCTGTAACGGGTGGTACCACGCTCGCAGGTGTAGCCGATATGATGATTCCTTCTTCAGAAATGGAAGGAACGCTGTTTGTCCCAGCCCGAGGGGGTCTTGGTGAACAGGTAGAAAATCAGGCGAACACGATTTGTGCGAAGATGGCAAGAAAAGCCCATACTGACTATCGTTTGCTACATGTTCCAGATCAGTTGAGTGAAGAAGCATACCAATCTCTTATAGAAGAACCGGGCGTCAAAGATATCCTTGAGATTATTAAGTCAGCCGGTATTGTGGTTCATGGGATTGGGGAAGCTAGAACGATGGCACAGAGACGTAAGTCGACGCTTGATGTTGTTGAGAAAATTGAGCGAGAACATGCTGTTGCTGAAGCGTTTGGGTATTACTTCAATCAGTCAGGAGAAGTCGTTCACAAAGTGAAGACAATCGGACTGCAGCTCGAAGATTTAGAGCGTAGCGAATTAGTCATTGCGGTAGCCGGCGGCCGTTCGAAAGCAAAAGCCATCGCAGCTTATCTAAAGACAGGGATTCAAAGTGTTCTTGTTACAGATGAAGGTGCCGCTAAAGCGTTATTAGAGGGAGATTCCCTTTATTAA